CCACGATACCCAGATTGTAGAACGGAAGGGCGGACAAGGTTGCCCACACTGACGGCACGCCGTCCCAGTCGCTGTGAGTCTTGACGTATCGAGCATCCGTATAGACGAAATACGGAAAGATTCCGATCGTCATGAGGACGAAAAGCGGCCAGGCTATCGTTTCCACACTCGGGACGGTCGCCAGGATTCCGATGCACCCGGTAATGATGCCTACCCCACCGAGTATCTCCGCTCGGCGATCACTCCCGAGGGGCGTCTCCTCGGGTGTGACAACCACAGCGTGAACGCCCTGTCGTTCGACAAAGACTGTCTCGCCATAGAGGTTCGGTAACTCGATGTCGAGTGTGTCGAGCAACCTGGACAGCCCTGTCTCGCTATCGCCGGTGGGCCAGGCAAGATAGGCGGTGGCTGTTTCCATCCCGAAATCAAGTGTCAGGGCAATTGCCGTCGACGGGTCTCCTTCGAGGGGGTATGTCTCGGGAACCTCCCCGGCCTCGACGTGCTTTGCGTCGGTAACGACTGCGCGTCGCGGTTCGTCAGACGAGCCGCCAGGTGGGCGCTCGAAGTCCTCGTCCAATTCGTGGAATCGTGAAATGGCATCATCAGCTTCTGACTCGCCTTTCGTGGGGCTGGTCGGGCTTTCGAATTCCGTTCGTTCGGTAGTAGCACTGTCGACCGTAGTTGCGGAGGTAGAGTCGCCGCTGTGGGGGTTTCTGCCGGCACTTCGACGGTCTGTTCGTCTTCTGCCACAGTGTTTATTCGATGTCATATGTGTAAATTCTGTCGATGAACCGAAAGAGTCACCGTGAACGTGATCGAGCAGTCGTGTTCAAGAGATACTTATACCTCCCCGCCTGTGAATCGGATACGATGTACGCGCCCAGACACGCGTCTTCGCCAGTCGAGGTGAGTCTCAGATGAGCGATCCCCAGGACGAAGTCCGGGCGTACACAGTTCGGCTCGAACTCGTCGACGAACCCGGAGAACTCCTCCGGGCGCTGTCGCCCATCGCCGAACACGGCGGGAATCTCCTCAGCATCTACCACGAGCGCGGGAACCTCACCCCGCGTGGGCATATCCCCGTCGAGGTCGATCTGGAAGCGACGCCCGATCGGTTCGACGGGATCGTCGATGCTCTGCGGGACGCCGGTGTGAACGTTATCGAGGCCGGCCAAGAGCGTTACAGCGAGGAACTGACGGTCCTGTTGGTCGGTCACCTCGTCGACACCGACCTCTCAGATACGCTCTCCCAACTCCGGGCTGAGAACGGTGCCGTGGCCGACCTCTCGCTGTCCGCGCCGGAGGGCGTCGAGGAAGCTTCGAGCGCGCGACTCCGGTTACAGACCGAACAGGGGGCTGTCGAGGATACCCTCAATGCGGTGCGATCCGTCGCCGAGGAGAAGGATTTGCGCGTCGTCGAGCCCCTCGCACCCGGGGGTGAGGCCTGATGGACCTCGCGATTATGGGGACCGGCACGGTCGGTAGTTCCGTCGCCGAACTCGCCGCCGAGTACGGCCACACGGTCACTGCGATGGCCAACGTCGATGCCGCAACCATCGACCCCGACGGCGTGGACGTCACCGCGGCACTCGATCGCCAGCGGACCGATGGGATGGCCCACCTTGGCGACGGCGATCCCGACGAGCTGCTGGCGGCCGAGTACGACGCCCTGATCGAGGTGACGCCTGTCACGCTAGGCGACGCCGAACCCGGATTTAGCCACGTCGAAGCCGCTCTCGAGCAGGACAACCACGTCGTGCTGGCCAACAAGGGGCCGATGGCCGAACGGTACGCCGACGTGCGCGCCCTCGAACGGCAAAGCGCGGGCAGCGTCCGCTTCGAGGCGACCGTCGCCGGCGCGATCCCAGTTCTCTCGACCATCGAGGATTACGGGCCTGGCACGATGACGGCCGTCCGGGGGATCCTCAACGGAACGGCGAACTTCATCCTCTCGCGGATGGCCGCCGAGGGGCTGGACTACGAGCACGTCCTCGCCGAGGCCCAAGATCTTGGCGTCGCCGAGACGGACCCCTCCTTCGACGTCGAGGGGACTGACGCCGCGCTGAAGTGCGTGATCCTGGCGAACGTCCTCGCGCAGGGCGACCGAGCGTACACGCTCGAGGATGCAACTGTCGAGGGTATCAAAGACGTCCCAGGGAGCGCGCTCGAACTCGCCCGCGAGGACGGCCGGACGATCCGGCTCGTCGGCGAAGTGGCCGACGGCGAGGTCCGCGTTGGCCCGCGACTCGTCCCAGAGCACAGCGAACTCGCGGTGACGGGCACGACGAATATCGTCCAACTCGAGACCGAAAACGCAGGCCGGCTCAACCTCTCGGGCCGTGGCGCGGGCGGTCCCGAGACAGCGACTGCCATTCTCTCGGACGTCGGCCGGCTCGAGTGAACACGCTCGATAGAGGACGATCATCGATATCATCAGAAGACACTCATTTGCTTCAGACGGGGCCACCGGCTCGAACAGACCAACGACTGTGGCCCGTACCGTGGGACGCGTTCGCAAACTACCCGACACAATCGGGTCGCGATTTGTGGCGTATCGAAACCGTTTTAATTACTTCTGCCGAACGATTGCGACACAGCGCCTCTGCGCGTGAGATTACAATGAGTGAGGACATAGCGCACCAGAACCTCGCCATCATCGGACACGTCGACCACGGGAAGTCCACTCTCGTCGGTCGCCTCCTGTTCGAGACCGGCAGTGTTCCGGAGCACGTCATCGAGCAGCATCGAGAAGAAGCCGAAGAGAAGGGCAAAGGCGGCTTCGAGTTCGCCTACGTGATGGACAACCTCGCCGAGGAGCGCGAGCGCGGGGTCACCATCGACATCGCCCACCAAGAGTTCGACACTGACAAGTACAACTTCACGATCGTCGACTGTCCCGGCCACCGGGACTTCGTGAAGAACATGATCACGGGCGCGTCCCAGGCCGACAACGCCGTGCTCGTGGTCGCCGCCGACGACGGCGTCCAGCCCCAGACCCAGGAGCACGTCTTCCTGGCCCGTACGCTGGGCATCGACGAGCTCATCGTCGCCGTCAACAAGATGGACCTCGTCGACTACGAGGAATCCCGCTACCGGGAGACCGTCGAAGAGGTTACGCAGCTGCTCAAGCAGGTCCAGTTCAACACGGACAACGCCAGCTTCATCCCGACGTCGGCCTTCGAGGGCGACAACGTCGAGACCCTCAGCGACAATACGCCGTGGTACGACGGGCCGACGATTCTGGAGTCCCTCAACGACCTCCCCGAACCCCAGCCGCCGACGGATGCGCCGCTGCGGCTGCCGATCCAGGACGTCTACACCATCTCGGGCATCGGGACTGTCCCGGTCGGTCGAATCGAGACCGGCGAGATGTTCCCCGGTGACGACGTGACCTTCCAGCCCAGCGACGTGGGCGGCGAGGTCAAGACCGTCGAGATGCACCACGAGGAAGTCGACAGTGCGGGCCCCGGCGACAACGTCGGATTCAACGTTCGTGGCATCGGTAAGGACGACATCCGTCGCGGCGACGTCTGTGGCCCGGCTGAGGAGCCGCCGTCGGTCGCCGAGACCTTCCAGGCGCAGGTCGTCGTCATGCAGCACCCGAGCGTGATTACCGCCGGCTATACGCCGGTCTTCCACGCTCACACGGCACAGGTTGCTTGTACGATCGAGTCTATCGACAAGAAGATCGATCCCTCCTCCGGCGAAGTCGCCGAGGAGAACCCCGACTTCATCCAGTCGGGTGATGCGGCGGTCGTCACTGTTCGACCGCAAAAGCCACTCAGCATCGAGCCGTCGAGCGAGATTCCCGAGCTCGGCAGCTTCGCCATCCGTGACATGGGCCAGACCATCGCGGCTGGCAAAGTGCTCAGCGTCGACGAGCGCGAATAATGCAGCAGGCACGCGTCCGTCTGGCGGGGACGAGTCCCGAGGATCTCGATGCCATCTGCGATGAAGTTGGCGAAATCGCGAACAAGACTGGCGTCGAGCTTTCCGGTCCCGTCCCGCTACCGACGAAGACGCTTGAGGTTCCCGCGCGGAAGTCACCTGACGGCGAGGGGACTGCGACGTGGGAGCACTGGGAGATGCGCGTCCACAAACGGCTGATCGACATCGACGCCGACGAGCGCGCACTCCGTCAGCTGATGCGTATTCAGGTCCCCAACGACGTCAGCATCGAGATCGTCCTCGAAGACTGACTGCGATCCGGCACCATCGGCGTAGTCGGCCCGTCGTGAGGACGTCAATCGCTCTCACGCGTACGCGGGATCGTCGCATTCAACTATCCCCGTCCGCGAACTCTCAGCGCGGGCTCGTAGATCAGTGGCAGATCGCTTCCTTCGCAAGGAAGAGGCCCCGGGTTCAAATCCCGGCGAGTCCATGACGCCCTTTCATCCTGGCGAACTATTGTGATCGGTTTACCTAGCGAACGACGGAGTTATCCCAATCAGCGCCACTGCTCCCGAAGTCGGATACCTTCTCTAATCGACCAGCCTCGTCTACAGAAGGCACCCAAGATTGCCTATCGTTGTATATCGGCCGCGAAGCATTACTGAGCGGAGTTGGACGTTCATCTCCGATGATGCGAGTGGGATGAGGCCAAGTGGACGGTAAATGGTGGCATTGCCGCGAATCGACAGTTTCCAGGTCGCTTATCGCTGATGGGAATTCGGTTGGGTTCGTCGATACGCTGGAGACTGAACAGTTGCATCGAATCTACCACTACCGAGGAGTGGCCCAAGCGAGACCGTCCGTGCTCTTTAGGCGGCCAGCACAGGGAGACCGATCGTCAACACGAGGCCGACGATAGCGACTGCCCATCCCATTGCGACCTGGCTCGTCGTGTACGCACTCTGGGGGGCAGTACTCCTGTACGGTGGCTCTTGTGCCGGGGGCGTGGGGTTGTTCGGGTCGTACGCCGGGCGGTCTCCGTCGTGGTCGTCGGCCATACGTTTGCGTTCGCGTAGCGAGCACTTCGACTTACCGGAACGAGCAACGTCGGGATGGTTTCTTCGTCGTGAGCAATCGGATGTCGTGTGAACCTATTCAGACCGAGCTGAGGGCGTTCGTGCGGATTACTTTTGACCGTGCCCCGTATAACACGAGCCAGATGACGCTCACCAAACGGATCATTCCGTGTATCGATGTCGACCTCGACGAGGACGGCAATGCAGCCGTCTATACGGGTGTGAACTTCGAAGACCTCCAGTATACGGGCGATCCCGTCGAGATGGCCAAGCGGTACAACGAGGCGGGTGCCGACGAGTTCGTCTTTCTGGACATCACCGCCAGTGCCGAGGGGCGGGCGACGATGCTCGAAACCGTCGAGCACGTCGCCGACGAAGTGTTCATCCCCTTGACCGTCGGCGGAGGGATTCGGACTCGTGGGGACATCAAAGAGACGCTGCGGGCCGGCGCGGACAAGGTATCGATCAACACCGGTGCGATCGAGAACCCGGGTCTCATCGAGGAAGGGGCGACCGCTTTTGGCAACCAGTGCATCGTCATCTCCGTCGATGCCAGGCGGCGCTACGACGAACAGGGCGAACACTACGAGCGAGTCGATGGGGAGTCCGTCTGGTTCGAGGCCACTGTCAAGGGCGGCCGCGAGGGGACGGGAATCGATGTTATCGAGTGGGCCAGGGAAGCCGAACAACGCGGTGCAGGTGAGCTATTCGTCAACTCGATCGACGCCGATGGGACCAAGGACGGCTACGACATCCCGCTGACGCAGGCGGTCTGTGACGCCGTCGACACGCCGGTGATCGCGTCTTCGGGCTGTGGTGGACCCGAAGACATGTACGAGGTATTCACTGAGGCCGGCGCAGATGCGGGACTCGCGGCTTCGATCTTTCACTTTGGCGAATACTCGATCGAGGAAACCAAACAGTACCTCGACGAGCACGAGGTACCGGTCCGGCTGTGAACGAGTGGCTCGACAGACAGGGTGGTGCTGGGGTGGAAGTCACGAGAGTTTTGTACGTGTAAGTCGGCCGTACGGACATGAAGTGGCGCTGTCCGCAGTGTGGCAAACCACACGAGCGGAACGATCCGCCGTGTGATAACTGCGGACATCACAATTTCGAGCGGGCCGTGGTCCCCGAGGCACCGAACAGCGACCGGGAATCGTTTGTCTGGGTCTGTGCGGAATGTGGCCGACAGCACCAGCGTAACAACCCACCGTGTGCCCGCTGTGGACACGGGATATTCGAGAAACAGCCCCTCGAAGCCGAGGAGATCAATCTGTCGACGCGTGGCTACCTCGATCTGATCGGCCGGGTGGAACTAGCAGCCATTGGCGTGCTGATCGGATTACTCGCCGTCGGCGCGCTTGCGATCACCGGAGTCGTGACGGTGCCCGGACTCACGCCCCAGGGGCCGCCGACCGTCGAGAACGTACCCGGCAACGCCACTGCGGCTGACGGACTGTCTCTGGGGGACGTCGAGACTGCGTATCTGGCGGGACTCAACGACCGCCGTGGGGCCGCTGGGAGTACCCCGCTCGAGCGGGCCGCGACGCTCGATGCGGTCGCCACGTACTACAACCAGCACCGGGTCAAGTCCGTCTACGGGGACGGCACGCTACCCGCACGTGACGAACTCGAGGCAAACTTCGCTGTCCAGTGTCGGGCAAGCATCTACTCCCTCGGACCGGTCCAACCGAACTGGACGTCCGTCGATTCGCCGGCAGCACTCGGTGAAACGCTGGCTACCGACCGACTGGTAGATGAAGCTGGCACCGTCCAGCGAACAGCGAGTCGGACGGGTATCGACATGCATCGCGCGCCGGATGGCACGCTCTTCGTTACCCAGGTTATCTGTTAACCAGTCATCGAAGTCACACGCAAAAACTAGCAATACATATAACTGGTCAATCGGCTGACCGAGTGCAAACGAATAGAAACATCCATACAATACTTCGGAAAACGTTGCCTGAATGCCGTCGTTATCTTACGAACCGGTCACGTACGAGGAACTGTCGCCCGATCGACGACCCACTCTCACCCAGGCGCTCGTCCCGATCGGCGTCATGCTGGGATTACTCACGCTGTGGATGGTTTTCCTCCCGATCGAAGAGCCCAGTCCGCACATGCCGCTGCTGTGGAGTGGCACGTTTACTGGCCTGATCGGGTGGTACTGGTTCGACCGCAGTTGGGAGGAACTCTACGAGGGGATCATCGACGGCCTCCAGATGGGTATGCAGGCAATCTTGATCCTGATGATCGTCTACATGCTCATCGCATCCTGGATCGCAGCGGGGACGATCCCGACACTGATCGTCTACGGGTTAGAAGTGCTCACTCCGTCGGTGTTTTTGCCTGTCGCGGCCGTGCTGGCCTTCGGAACTGCGTTTACGGTCGGCTCGTCTTGGACGACCGCTGGGACACTCGGGGTGGCCTTCATCGGGATCGGGACCGGGCTGGGTATCCCGGAACCGATGACGGCTGGGGCCGTTCTCAGTGGGGCCTACACTGGCGATAAGATTTCGCCGCTGTCGGATACGACGAACCTCGCGGCGGCCGTAACTAACACCGATCTCATGGACCACGTCAGCGCGATGCGTGTCGGGACCGGGGTCGCATTCGGCCTCTCGGTACTCGCTTATGCCGTGCTGGGCCTGCAAGCAGGGGGTGAGATCCCAGTCGGGCAACTCGAGACGATCATCACGGGACTCGAAGGCTCGTATACGATTTCTGCGCTGACGTTCGTCCCCTTCGTCGTCGCGTTTGCACTCGCATTGCGTGGCCATCCGGCGATCCCCGCGCTGTTGGCTGGTGTCTTCGTCGGTGCTGGGACGGCCGTGGTCGTGCAGGGACTCGCGCCGGTCGAGGCCTGGCAGACGATCCACTTCGGGACTGAACCCGCGACCGGCGTCGAGTCGATCGACAAGCGGCTCGCAGTTGACGGCCTCTCGGGGGCGATGTGGGTCATTTCACTGGTGATGATTGCACTGTCGCTGGGTGGCATCTTCGAACGGACCGGCATCTTGGCAGTCCTCGCCCACGGGCTCGCACGAACGATCCGCGGGGTCGGGAGCCTCACGATCGGGACGGCCGTCTCTGCGTTCTCGATGAACGTGCTGGCGGCCGAACAGTACATGAGTATCGTCGTCCCGGGATTGACGCTGCGAAACCTCTACGACGAGTACAACTTGGACAGTTCGAACCTCTCCCGGGCGATCGAGGCGGCCGGCACGACGACCAGCGCACTGATCCCGTGGACGACCGGGGGTATCTATATGGCTGGCGTGCTCGGCGTCCCGACGCTCGAATACGCGCCGTACTATCTGCTCGGCTTTCTCTCACCGCTCGTGTTGATCGTGATGGGCCTGACTGGCTGGCAGATTCGATTCCAAGAACACGCCGGAGAATCTGCTGGGCCGTCAGTAGCCGACGTCCAGCCGAACGTCGACGACAATTGAATTACGCTGCAGTGTCGTAGGCCGTTTCGAGGGCGTCGGCTTTCTCGACGACGCGTTCGGCCCCCGTCTCGAGGGCGTCCAGGGCATCGGTGTCGTCGTCGGTCTTGATCGTGAGAATGGGATCGGTCTGTCCACCGGACTGCTCGGGATTCATGTCGTAGGTCGCGGCGGCAACGCCGTCGGTTTCGAGCAACGCGCCTTTCAGTACGTTCATGAAGGTGTGATCCTCGCCTGCGACCTCGATCGATAGGGAGGTGTCGCCCTTTTCGATGACCCGTAGTTCCATGCCCGAACCTACGGCCTCGCGCGCATCAACGTTACGCTACAGGACCGAATGCTGACCCGATGCGGGCGGTTCGACGGCCCGGGAGAGCCTTCCAGGGGATCGAGACGGCTTGGTAAGGGTTAAACGTCGGGACCGGAAACAGGACGGTATGAGCGAGAGCCAACAGAAACGGACGCAGAAGTGTGTCTCCTGCGGGATCAACATCTCGGGGACCAACGCCGCTGCGTTCGACTGTCCCGACTGCGGACGCCGCATCTACCGGTGTCCGACCTGTCGCAAGCAGAGTACGCTGTACGAATGTCCCGAATGCGGGTTCACGGGCCCGTAACGACACGCACATAACTACCTACCGCAAGTCATACCCATGGGAAAAGTAGCAGCCGCGATCAAGGTGATGCCGGAAAGTCCCGAAATCGATTTGGACGCCCTCGAGGACCGCCTCGAACAGTCCCTCCCCGAAGGCGCAAAGATCAACGGGTTCGACCGCGACGACGTCGCGTTCGGCCTCGTCGCGCTCATCCCGACGGTCGTCGTCCCTGACGACGCTGGCGGGACCGAGGCCGTCGAGGAGGCCTTCTCTGACGTCGAAGACGTCGAGAGTGTCTCCGTCGAGGACGTCGGCCGCCTGTAGGGCCGGAACGCACGTTTTATAAGTCCAACCGGATTATCGAACTCCAAGAATGCCCAGTTCGAACGGACCACTCGAAGGCACGCGTAACAAGCTCAAAAACGACCCGCGAGAGCGCGGCACCTCGCCGCCGGACCAGGCTGTCGAATCGTTCGACATCGGCCAGAAAGTCCACCTGGCGATCGACCCCAGCGTCGCTGACGGCCGATTCAACCCGCGATTCTCGGGCCATACCGGCGAAGTTACCGGTGAACAGGGGAAAGCCTACAAGGTGCAGATCAACGACGGCGGCAAGGACAAGACCATCATCGTCAAGCCCGCACACCTGCGCGCACAGACCGAGGACTGAGGGATGACGATCTTCAAGGAGAAGCTCAACGAGGAGTTTCTCACCTTCGCCGAGGCGAAAGAACTCCTCGTAGACATCGAGCACGAGCGTGCGGCCGACGAAGACCGGGAGATGCGCTACGAGCTGACCCGCGCGATCGAGCACGTCAACCGCTTTGCGACACTCGATCCCGAGGAGTCCCGAGAGTTCGCCGAGGAGTTGCTCGACCTAGAGAAAGTCGACGAGCCGACCGCCTACAAGATCGTCAACCTCCAGCCACGCGACCGGGACGAACTCCGTGCGATCTACGCCCAAGAGCGATACACGCTGGACGGCGACGAACTCGACGCGATTCTCGACGTGGTCGCAAAGTACGTCTGATTCCCTGCCGGCAACGGGATCCGGCCGTCGCGATGCCCGGCAGGCCCGCGTGATTTTAAGTGCCCCCTCACCGTAGCGATGGGACATGAGTACCGACGGAAGCGACTCGGATCCTGGCCGGGCCGTGATTCTCGATCATCTCCCACACGGTCGTTCGGAAGACGACCGCCCCCAATACCAGAAACAACCCCTCGCCTACGCGGTAACTACCGAGAACTTCCGGCTGGTCGAGTTGACCTTGCTCGCAGACGCGAGCCTCTCGATCGGCGACCGAATTTCCATCGAGACGGATATGATCGACGTCATGCGGGACGTCGAGTACGAGGATCTCTCGGGTGGTGCACAGTCAGAACTGGACTACGCCATCGAGGAAGTCATCGAG
The sequence above is drawn from the Halorhabdus sp. CBA1104 genome and encodes:
- a CDS encoding RNA polymerase Rpb4 family protein; this encodes MTIFKEKLNEEFLTFAEAKELLVDIEHERAADEDREMRYELTRAIEHVNRFATLDPEESREFAEELLDLEKVDEPTAYKIVNLQPRDRDELRAIYAQERYTLDGDELDAILDVVAKYV
- a CDS encoding DUF655 domain-containing protein is translated as MSTDGSDSDPGRAVILDHLPHGRSEDDRPQYQKQPLAYAVTTENFRLVELTLLADASLSIGDRISIETDMIDVMRDVEYEDLSGGAQSELDYAIEEVIEDNEQRFVDFFNDAQPITTRLHALNLLPGIGKKLRNTILDERKRKPFESFAELADRVGGLHNPQEVLADRIMDEIREEDLKYRTFARREE
- a CDS encoding amino acid-binding protein, with protein sequence MSDPQDEVRAYTVRLELVDEPGELLRALSPIAEHGGNLLSIYHERGNLTPRGHIPVEVDLEATPDRFDGIVDALRDAGVNVIEAGQERYSEELTVLLVGHLVDTDLSDTLSQLRAENGAVADLSLSAPEGVEEASSARLRLQTEQGAVEDTLNAVRSVAEEKDLRVVEPLAPGGEA
- the rpsJ gene encoding 30S ribosomal protein S10, with the protein product MMQQARVRLAGTSPEDLDAICDEVGEIANKTGVELSGPVPLPTKTLEVPARKSPDGEGTATWEHWEMRVHKRLIDIDADERALRQLMRIQVPNDVSIEIVLED
- the tuf gene encoding translation elongation factor EF-1 subunit alpha, translated to MSEDIAHQNLAIIGHVDHGKSTLVGRLLFETGSVPEHVIEQHREEAEEKGKGGFEFAYVMDNLAEERERGVTIDIAHQEFDTDKYNFTIVDCPGHRDFVKNMITGASQADNAVLVVAADDGVQPQTQEHVFLARTLGIDELIVAVNKMDLVDYEESRYRETVEEVTQLLKQVQFNTDNASFIPTSAFEGDNVETLSDNTPWYDGPTILESLNDLPEPQPPTDAPLRLPIQDVYTISGIGTVPVGRIETGEMFPGDDVTFQPSDVGGEVKTVEMHHEEVDSAGPGDNVGFNVRGIGKDDIRRGDVCGPAEEPPSVAETFQAQVVVMQHPSVITAGYTPVFHAHTAQVACTIESIDKKIDPSSGEVAEENPDFIQSGDAAVVTVRPQKPLSIEPSSEIPELGSFAIRDMGQTIAAGKVLSVDERE
- a CDS encoding 50S ribosomal protein L21e — its product is MPSSNGPLEGTRNKLKNDPRERGTSPPDQAVESFDIGQKVHLAIDPSVADGRFNPRFSGHTGEVTGEQGKAYKVQINDGGKDKTIIVKPAHLRAQTED
- a CDS encoding elongation factor 1-beta; translation: MGKVAAAIKVMPESPEIDLDALEDRLEQSLPEGAKINGFDRDDVAFGLVALIPTVVVPDDAGGTEAVEEAFSDVEDVESVSVEDVGRL
- the nhaC gene encoding Na+/H+ antiporter NhaC → MPSLSYEPVTYEELSPDRRPTLTQALVPIGVMLGLLTLWMVFLPIEEPSPHMPLLWSGTFTGLIGWYWFDRSWEELYEGIIDGLQMGMQAILILMIVYMLIASWIAAGTIPTLIVYGLEVLTPSVFLPVAAVLAFGTAFTVGSSWTTAGTLGVAFIGIGTGLGIPEPMTAGAVLSGAYTGDKISPLSDTTNLAAAVTNTDLMDHVSAMRVGTGVAFGLSVLAYAVLGLQAGGEIPVGQLETIITGLEGSYTISALTFVPFVVAFALALRGHPAIPALLAGVFVGAGTAVVVQGLAPVEAWQTIHFGTEPATGVESIDKRLAVDGLSGAMWVISLVMIALSLGGIFERTGILAVLAHGLARTIRGVGSLTIGTAVSAFSMNVLAAEQYMSIVVPGLTLRNLYDEYNLDSSNLSRAIEAAGTTTSALIPWTTGGIYMAGVLGVPTLEYAPYYLLGFLSPLVLIVMGLTGWQIRFQEHAGESAGPSVADVQPNVDDN
- a CDS encoding homoserine dehydrogenase is translated as MDLAIMGTGTVGSSVAELAAEYGHTVTAMANVDAATIDPDGVDVTAALDRQRTDGMAHLGDGDPDELLAAEYDALIEVTPVTLGDAEPGFSHVEAALEQDNHVVLANKGPMAERYADVRALERQSAGSVRFEATVAGAIPVLSTIEDYGPGTMTAVRGILNGTANFILSRMAAEGLDYEHVLAEAQDLGVAETDPSFDVEGTDAALKCVILANVLAQGDRAYTLEDATVEGIKDVPGSALELAREDGRTIRLVGEVADGEVRVGPRLVPEHSELAVTGTTNIVQLETENAGRLNLSGRGAGGPETATAILSDVGRLE
- a CDS encoding HVO_2753 family zinc finger protein, giving the protein MSESQQKRTQKCVSCGINISGTNAAAFDCPDCGRRIYRCPTCRKQSTLYECPECGFTGP
- a CDS encoding DNA-directed RNA polymerase subunit L, whose product is MELRVIEKGDTSLSIEVAGEDHTFMNVLKGALLETDGVAAATYDMNPEQSGGQTDPILTIKTDDDTDALDALETGAERVVEKADALETAYDTAA
- the hisF gene encoding imidazole glycerol phosphate synthase subunit HisF encodes the protein MTLTKRIIPCIDVDLDEDGNAAVYTGVNFEDLQYTGDPVEMAKRYNEAGADEFVFLDITASAEGRATMLETVEHVADEVFIPLTVGGGIRTRGDIKETLRAGADKVSINTGAIENPGLIEEGATAFGNQCIVISVDARRRYDEQGEHYERVDGESVWFEATVKGGREGTGIDVIEWAREAEQRGAGELFVNSIDADGTKDGYDIPLTQAVCDAVDTPVIASSGCGGPEDMYEVFTEAGADAGLAASIFHFGEYSIEETKQYLDEHEVPVRL